The Fusobacterium necrophorum subsp. necrophorum genome includes the window TCATTCCTATGTTATAATCTTGTTTTTGAGGGTTAGCATTTTTTTCTATAGTAGAATTTATAGTAATTGTTCCTTTGTTTGTCATATTACTATCAATATTTACAAACATACCTGATGAGTTTTTAACATTTGTTAAACTTATAGTTCCTGTATTTTTAGCTTTATCTTTTTCTAAATTTACATCAGCTACAGTTGAATCAACCATTAAAGCCATACCTGTTGAGCCGTCAGCAGCAACTTCTCCATTTTTAGTTAAGTTAATAGTTCCTGCATTTTCATAAGTGGCTTGATTTTCTGTTCTGGCAGCTAATTTCATACCATGACTTGATTCTCCGGATAATTCAATAGTTCCCTCATTTTTAAAAGTACCGTTAAAAGTAGTTTGTATATTTTTCCCAGGACTATTTGTATTAGTAGGAAGATATACATACATTCCCATTGAATTACCACCATTAAAACTTATTGTTCCTTTATTATTTATTGTAGTTCTATATGATGTTGACGGAGTTTCATTTTCCGGAACTAAAGCCATACCTATTTTATAACCTACATAACCGTTGGAATCCAATGATACATTATAGGACTCTTTTCCGGGTCCATAAATTTTTAATGCATCTTTTGTTCCATCACTATCTGTATCTACACCTTTTGCAGTTATCTCGTTCTTAAGTGCTTGAATATATTCCTCGTCTTTCTCTTTTATATCTGTTATTGTTCCGTCGTTTATTATGGCATCACCAGTAGAAGTAGAATCTCCTTGAGAAACCATACCTAAAGTTAAAATTCCGCTCAGATTTATTGTTCCTACATTTATAACTTTTGCTCCAGTAGTTGAATCTAACTCAATAGCACGAGAACCTCCAACTAAGAAATATTGTTTATTCCTATCAACCGGGTCAGTATTAACAGATGATCTAAGAGTACCTCCTACATTATTGTATGAATTTATATAAATCTCTGTTGTATCTACTGTTCTAGTTAATCCTGTATAGCTTTCTCCTGATTTTCCATTGATAGTTATATTTTTATTAATTCGATCTTCTGCTTTTCCATAAATCAATGTAGGTGGTTGATTATATGTATATTTAGAAAAAGCACTATTAGTATTAGGTCCATCAAACCATTTAAAAGCTAAACTTTCTTTTTCTTTTATAGTATCAGTACTACCATATGGAGTACTACCATAAGTATAATTTAAAAATTCATAATCTTTTTTACCCATGTTTATATTAGCTACATCATTATAGCTTATTGTTTCTATACTCTGAAATTTTCCAGAAGCATCTCTTACTATTCTACCAGCTCCTGTTTCTCCACTACTTACTCCATTATTCCAATCTGGCAGAACTATTACCTTAAATGTAGGTGGCTCTGGTAATGCCGGTGTTTCAGGTATTACTACTTCCGGTGTAGCCGGATTAAAAGATATTGCTTTTGGTAAATCAGGTGTATTTATTGTTTTTTCTTTTATTTCAGGCGTTTTTATATCTGGTATATTTGGTGTTATATTTGGTGCTTCTATTTGTGATATTTCAATTTTAGGTAAATTAAAGTCTATTGTTTTTGGCACCACTGGTGGTGTTATTTCTTTCCCTTGTACTACTATTTCATTTACTTTCGGTATATTTGATGTTACAGTAGGAGCAACCGGTGATGTTACATTTATTTCCGGCAAATTAAAATCAACAGCTTTTGGTAAAACTGGTGTATTTACTGTCTTAGGTTGCACTGTTCCCACATTTACTACCGGTATATTTGATGTTATACTCGGTGCAACAGGTGATGTTACATTTATTTCCGGTAAATCAAAAGAGATACTTGATGGTACTTTAGGCTCTTCAATTGTCTTTTTTATAGTTCTTGGATTTATTGAAGCTGATACCTCAAATGAAATTATCGGTTCTTTTGCTCTATTTATAGAAGTTATTCCATAGTCAGCTTCACTGATATCTTTACTTCCAAATTCTTTTCTTAAAGAAGTTGTTGCCATTTTTGAAGCACTGAAAGAGTTTAATTTATCGCTAGATGTTGAATTATTTGAAGACTTTAATTTTGAGTAATTAGAACTATCTAGTGATGTGTATCTCTCAAAAAGGTCATTACTTCTTGTAAAAATACCCTCATAAGGATATCTTTCAGACTTATCTCCTCTTCCTCTATATCTTCCTGTATGGTCACTATAAAAATAATTTATTCCAAATTGCCAAGAAGCCCATGGAGATTTAACAACTTGATCTCCTTGTTCCATAAGTTGAATAAGTTCTAAATTTGCTCCATTTAATTTCTTTTCATTTTCTTCTTTGATACGTTTTAGCGTTTCACTCAATGTATCCGTAGATGTCCCAATCTCCTGTCTACTTGCCGAGAATGCCTTTTTCTCTGCTTCTCTCTTTCCTATTTCTTCCGAAAATGCATTCACTCCCAACATTAAATATAGCAATGCCAAACCTATGGAAAAGCTTATACTTTTATCTCTTTTCGCGATATATCGCAGATTCTTTTCCACTTCCTTTAACTGATTCCTAACCATAACTCCCCCTCATTAATTGTATTGTCTTTTTATATTATTTCTTCCCCTTAATGTTTGTAATAAATTTTGTCTTTCTTGAAGAATTAGCTTGAGATAGTTAAAAATATTCTTTACCACTGCTGATACTATTAAATTACTGCTGTTTTTTTTATACCATCCTTAACACTTTATAATATAACATTATTTCTTCATTATATCACAGTATATTTGTTTTTTGAATAAATTTTATTTGATTCCAACCTATCTATTTTTCCTTTCTATTTATCATTACTAATACGCAATAAATATAATTGCAAACAAAGAAAAAATTAAAAATTACTTTTGTTATTTTTTATTGGCTTTTTTCTAATTTATAGATATATTTCAAACATGATATTGATATTTTTTTGTTATTAAATAAAACAACAAATGAAACTATAATATAACAAAAGGATTTTAAAGATTTTGTTTCCAAAATCCCTAAAATCCTCTTGAAAATTTTATTCTTTTTCTTCATCAATACGATTTAACAAAGAACCTTAGCTCAACTAGTACTTTCTATGCCAATAAATATCCTTCATATATTTGGATGTTTTATTGGTAAAATCCAAAAAAATCTAGAATGCACAAAAGTAATTACTCTTTTATCTTGTAATGATATTTCCACCTTGTAAGGAATCAATAATTGCTAAAGATTCCACATGCAGTCCTTTTTCCCGAAGTATTTTTCCTCCTTCTTGGAAGCCTTTTTCAATAGCAATTCCCACTCCCACTACTTCAGCTCCCGCCTGTTCACATAAATTTTTTAGACCCAAAATAGCATTCCCCAAAGCCAAGAAATCATCAATAATCAAGATCTTATCTCCCTTTTGTATGAATTCCTTGGCAACAGTAATGTTATATTCTTTATTTTTAGTAAAAGAAAAGACGGTTGCATTATAGGACTCCGACATTGTAGACGGTTTATTCTTTTTTGCAAATACCATCGGAACTTGGAAGGCAAAGGCAGTGGTAATCCCCACAGCGATTCCCGAAGCTTCAATGGTTAAAATTTTAGTAATCTCTTTTCCCTCAAATCTTGCCTTAAATTCTTTTCCGACTTCCATCATAAGATAAGGATCAATTTGGTGATTTAAAAAACTATCCACTTTCAAAATTTTGTCACCAATAGCAACTCCATACTGTTGTATATATTCTTTCATCAATTTCATATCTTTCCTCTTTTCTCTACTCAAATATTTTTTCATCGTGCGGTAATAGAATGTTTAAAATAATGGCAATCCCTCCGGAAATTACAATTCCGGAACCACCAAATAATAATTTTAAACTTTCCGGGAAATAAGTCAAAGCATTGGGAACAGATCCTAATCCATATCCCAAGCCCAAAGATACTGCTACAATAACAGCGTTTCTTCCTGTTAATTTTTCTTTGGTCAACAAGTTGATTCCGCTAATGGAAATCATTGCAAAAATCATAACCAAACTTCCCCCAATGACACTTGGCGGAATGACGGTCAACAAGGCTCCCACTTTTGGAAAAAAAGCTCCTATCATCAAAATAACAGCTCCCAACCCGACAACATAACGACTCATAACCTTAGTCATGGTAATAATTCCCGTATTTTGACTGAAAGATGTCGTTGGTAAAATACCAAAAATGGAAGCTATAGAAGCTCCTATTCCGTCCGCTATAATTCCTCCGGACAATTCCTTATCCGTTAATTCCCGATTCGCTCCTCCCATTGTCACACTGGACATATCTCCCAGTGTTTCCACAGCAGACACCACAAATAATAACATCATTGCTAAAATAGCATCTGATTTGAATGTAAATCCATATCGGAAAGGCATCGGAAGATTTAAATATCCTGCTTGAGCAACCGTAGACAAATCGACCTTCCCCAATACTAAGCTTAAAACAAACCCAATCATAGTTCCTATGAAAATAGCTCCTGTACTCCAAATTCCTTTTGCAAATTGTTTGAATAGAATGATAACGATCAAAACAAAACAACCGATGACTAAGTTTTCAAACGAACCGAAATCAGCAGCTCCAAATCCTCCTGCAAGGCTTGCTATCCCAACCGGAAGTAAAGAAAGTCCTATGGATAACACAATCACTCCTGTTACCACGGAAGGAAAAAATTGACGAACCTTTTGAATAAAAAATCCTAAAATCGCTTCAAAAATTCCCCCAATCAAAGCAGCTCCCAATACTGCCTCATAACCATAATTATTTCCAATGGTAATAGCTAAGGGAACAAAAGTAAAATTGGATCCGACTACAATCGGTAATCTTGCTCCCACCGGGCCAACACGATAGGTTTGAATAAAAGTGTTCAAACCTGCAACCAACATGGAAGCTTGAATTAAAATAGCTATTTCTTCTGCCGGTAAATGCAAAGCTCCCCCTACAATCATAATAGGTGTGATATTCGCTACGAACATTGCTAAAATATGTTGCAATCCTAAAGGAAGTGCTTCTCGAAATGCCGGTATTCCATCAATATCATATGGCGACTTGTTTCTTATCATACTGAAATCTCCTCCTTAAAAAAATTAAAATAACAAAAAAAGACTAATCCTAAATATGCTAAAAAACTAGTCGCGAAAAAAATCACTCGTAGCAGTCCATTTAAGGTAAACCGTAGAAACTTCTGCCCATATCGCAGAGATATACGAGATATTTAGTATTTGTATTTTTTGAATACGGATATTCTACAATAATTTTACACTTTTTTCCAGTCTTTTTGAAAAATTATTTCAATTTCTTTTTTCTTGGGATTTTCTTATCACAATCTTCTTTTACCCATCTCTCCCCTTGCCACTTTCGTCTGCTCTTGTTATAATACAAGAAAAAAGTTTTAGGTTCCCTTTATCAACCTAAATATTACATAAGGAGGGATAACATTTGATTCCTATTTTACTACTTGTTTCTTTCGTCATTTTATTGTCTTGTATTTTAGACAAATTTTCCTTAAAAAGTGGAGTTCCTGCTCTTCTGCTTTTTATCGGGCTTGGAATGATTTTTGGAGAGGAAGGATTGCTTAAAATTTCCTTTTACGACTTTTCTATGGCAAATAACGTCTGCTCTACCGCTCTCATATTCATTATGTTCTATGGCGGATTCGGAACAAAGTGGAAAGAAGCAAAAAAAGTTATCATAGAAGCCTCTATCTTGTCAAGTTTGGGAGTCTTTTTGACAGCACTTTTTGTAGCTGTCGGAGTTCATTTTTTACTCTCCTGGTCCTGGATGGAAAGTTTCCTCTTCGGTTCCATTTTAAGTTCTACAGATGCTGCTTCTGTTTTTTCCATTTTAAAACGAAAAAAATTAGGACTAAAGGAAAATACCGCTTCTCTCTTGGAAGTGGAAAGCGGTAGTAACGATCCCTGCTCCTATATGATGACACTCATAAGCCTTCTTTGTTTAACAGGAGAAGTCAGAGGAAGTACCTTACTTTCCTATGTCATTTTGCAATTGGGAGGAGGACTCTTTTTTGGAGGAATTTTTTCGTTTCTGACTCGATTTCTTTTAAAAAAATTACATTTTGCAGAAGGATTGGACACCCTATTCATCACAGGTTCTGTGATTGCAGCCTACGCTCTTCCCAGTTATTTTAACGGAAACGGATATTTAAGTGTCTATATTTTTGGAATCTTATTGGGAAACTCTTCTTTTCCTCATAAAGAAAATTTATCTTCTTTCTATGACGGTGTCACCGGTCTGGCACAAATGTTCATCTTTTTCCTGTTGGGCTTACTTTCCACTCCAAGTCGCCTGGTAGATGCCTTTATCCCCGCATTGGTGATATTTCTGATTCTTACTTTTTTAGCTAGACCTATTTCTGTATTTTCTTTGCTTTTCCCTTTCCATACAAGTAAAGAGAAAAAACTTCTCGTTTCTTTTGCGGGACTTCGTGGAGCGGCTTCCATTGTATTTGCTATAATGACGATTGTCCATCACTACACTCCGAAACAAGATGTTTTTCATATTGTATTTTGTGTTGTGCTGCTCTCCATGATATTTCAAGCCTCCTCTTTGGCTTGGGTGGCGATTCGACTGAATATGATAGATAGCAAAATTGACGTTATGGAAATTTTTACGGACTATGCTTCCAAAACAAAACTGCAATTTTTTGAAATTCCAATTCCGAAAAATCATTATTGGATTGGCATGAGAATCAAAGACTTGTTGCTTCCACCGAATATTCTAATCCTCAATATTGTAAGAAATACAGAGCAAATTGTTCCCTATGGAGATTTTATCATCCAAGAAAATGATCTGATTTATCTTTCCATTTTGGGAAATAACAAAAAACTGTCCTTTGACATAGATATGTATCTTCTTCCAAGTAAGAGCAAATGGATTGGAAAGACAGTTCAAGAATATGGAGAAAAGAAACATGTTTTTATCAGCTTAATCGTTCGAAAGGAAAAAGCCCTTATGCCAAAGGCGACTCTCGTTCTGGAAGAAGAAGATCAAATTTATTTTCACAAAAAAGAAAAAAATCCTCCCCTAAAATCTTAGCCTCAAGGTTTAGGGGAGAATTCTATTTTTCACAGCTTTTCTTTTTTGCTGCTTCCAATAAAACAGTATGTTCATTTTCTATTTTTCCTTCTACTACCTGTTCCAATAAATATTCTTTTATCTCCTGAATATTTTTCCCTACATAACCCAGCTCCATTAAATCAAAGCCATTGATAGCCAAATCCGATAGTCCGGGAATTTTTTGTTCTTCTATGATTTTATAAAACAATTCTTCCAGGCTTTTTTCCGGAATTTTTTTCAAATCTTTTGCTAAATTATCTGCAATGGAAAGTTGTAGCAACTTTTTACTTCTCTCTTCTCCAAAACGACATATCATCTTTCGAATGCTTTTCTCATCCGTATTTTGATGTAACAACATGTGGTTTGCAATCAAAAACTCTACCTCTTTCCTGATCGTATTGGCTTCTTCCAATTCTCCCTGTAAAATCCTTCCGATGATTTCTGCTCCTTTCTTTTCATGTCCATAGAAATGATAATAGCCTGTCTTCTCATCTACGGTTTTGGTAAACGGCTTTCCAATATCATGAAAAATGGCGGCCAAACGGAGTACTAAATCATTGGGAACCAAGTTCACGACATGGAGAGTATGTTCCCATAAATCATAACAATGATAAGGAGTATTCTGATTAAAATTATAACATAGTTTTAAACTGGGAAGAATTATCTCCAAAGCTCCTGTTTCCTTCATCATTTCCAAAGTCTTTGCAACAAAATCTCCTAACACTAATTTATTCCATTCTTCTGTAATTCTTGACTTTGCAATTTTTTTCAACATTTGTTTTTCTTGTGCTATAGCTCTTTTTGTATTTTCTTCCAAATGAAACCCCAATTGACTCACAAAACGAAAAGCTCTCATAATTCGAAGCCCGTCTTCCCGTATTCTTTCTATAGGATTTCCTACCAAGCGTATTCGTTTCTTTTTTAAATCTTCCTCTCCTCCATATAAATCAAGAAAACCCTTACTCCGATGATATGCCATGGCATTGATTGTAAAGTCTCTCCTTGCCAAGTCCTCTTCTATTGTTTTCACAAATTTTATTTTTTGAGGTCGTCTTCCATCACTTCCCTCATCAGAGCGAAATCTTGCAATTTCAAATTCCTCTCCCTCAATCTGAACTCGGAATACTCCGAAACTTTTTCCCGTCTCTCTGCAAGGATAGGGTTTAAATATTTGTTTTAGTTCTTCATAGGATAAATTCGTGCAAAAATCATAGTCATGGGGCTCTTTTCCAAGAAGAATATCTCGAACACAGCCACCCACCAAATATCCCTCTCCCTTTCTCTCCAACTGCTCCAAGACATAAGAAACATGTTTAGGGAACTCCAATCCTTCTTTTTTCATATTATCCCTCTTTTG containing:
- a CDS encoding xanthine phosphoribosyltransferase, which produces MKLMKEYIQQYGVAIGDKILKVDSFLNHQIDPYLMMEVGKEFKARFEGKEITKILTIEASGIAVGITTAFAFQVPMVFAKKNKPSTMSESYNATVFSFTKNKEYNITVAKEFIQKGDKILIIDDFLALGNAILGLKNLCEQAGAEVVGVGIAIEKGFQEGGKILREKGLHVESLAIIDSLQGGNIITR
- a CDS encoding CCA tRNA nucleotidyltransferase, producing MKKEGLEFPKHVSYVLEQLERKGEGYLVGGCVRDILLGKEPHDYDFCTNLSYEELKQIFKPYPCRETGKSFGVFRVQIEGEEFEIARFRSDEGSDGRRPQKIKFVKTIEEDLARRDFTINAMAYHRSKGFLDLYGGEEDLKKKRIRLVGNPIERIREDGLRIMRAFRFVSQLGFHLEENTKRAIAQEKQMLKKIAKSRITEEWNKLVLGDFVAKTLEMMKETGALEIILPSLKLCYNFNQNTPYHCYDLWEHTLHVVNLVPNDLVLRLAAIFHDIGKPFTKTVDEKTGYYHFYGHEKKGAEIIGRILQGELEEANTIRKEVEFLIANHMLLHQNTDEKSIRKMICRFGEERSKKLLQLSIADNLAKDLKKIPEKSLEELFYKIIEEQKIPGLSDLAINGFDLMELGYVGKNIQEIKEYLLEQVVEGKIENEHTVLLEAAKKKSCEK
- a CDS encoding potassium/proton antiporter, giving the protein MIPILLLVSFVILLSCILDKFSLKSGVPALLLFIGLGMIFGEEGLLKISFYDFSMANNVCSTALIFIMFYGGFGTKWKEAKKVIIEASILSSLGVFLTALFVAVGVHFLLSWSWMESFLFGSILSSTDAASVFSILKRKKLGLKENTASLLEVESGSNDPCSYMMTLISLLCLTGEVRGSTLLSYVILQLGGGLFFGGIFSFLTRFLLKKLHFAEGLDTLFITGSVIAAYALPSYFNGNGYLSVYIFGILLGNSSFPHKENLSSFYDGVTGLAQMFIFFLLGLLSTPSRLVDAFIPALVIFLILTFLARPISVFSLLFPFHTSKEKKLLVSFAGLRGAASIVFAIMTIVHHYTPKQDVFHIVFCVVLLSMIFQASSLAWVAIRLNMIDSKIDVMEIFTDYASKTKLQFFEIPIPKNHYWIGMRIKDLLLPPNILILNIVRNTEQIVPYGDFIIQENDLIYLSILGNNKKLSFDIDMYLLPSKSKWIGKTVQEYGEKKHVFISLIVRKEKALMPKATLVLEEEDQIYFHKKEKNPPLKS
- a CDS encoding nucleobase:cation symporter-2 family protein, which translates into the protein MIRNKSPYDIDGIPAFREALPLGLQHILAMFVANITPIMIVGGALHLPAEEIAILIQASMLVAGLNTFIQTYRVGPVGARLPIVVGSNFTFVPLAITIGNNYGYEAVLGAALIGGIFEAILGFFIQKVRQFFPSVVTGVIVLSIGLSLLPVGIASLAGGFGAADFGSFENLVIGCFVLIVIILFKQFAKGIWSTGAIFIGTMIGFVLSLVLGKVDLSTVAQAGYLNLPMPFRYGFTFKSDAILAMMLLFVVSAVETLGDMSSVTMGGANRELTDKELSGGIIADGIGASIASIFGILPTTSFSQNTGIITMTKVMSRYVVGLGAVILMIGAFFPKVGALLTVIPPSVIGGSLVMIFAMISISGINLLTKEKLTGRNAVIVAVSLGLGYGLGSVPNALTYFPESLKLLFGGSGIVISGGIAIILNILLPHDEKIFE